Part of the Gracilinanus agilis isolate LMUSP501 unplaced genomic scaffold, AgileGrace unplaced_scaffold53511, whole genome shotgun sequence genome, ATAGGAAGGAGATCCAGACTAAACTGGACATTGTGTGTAGACAATTTAAAAAAGCCAAGGAACTTTTACTGGAAGAGAAGGAGCAATCCCTGGCATGGACTGTAGAATGGATTGACtataaagaaatgaacaaaagaaaattttggagaaaatgtcagcaaatgtgCAAATatctgagagggaagaaggaagaagcaaaagaaaaagttcttATTGTGGAAAAGATGAACAGGAAAATCAATCAAATCTATCAGAAACTAAAGGAGATAGAAACTACACAGGAACCTCAAATaatggaggagaagaaggagtgGGAGCACATGATGTCTAAACTGGAAAGATTCCTAACAGACCTAGTTACTGAGCTGCAAAATGTGATGGAGAAGCCAGATGAAGAAATGCTACAGGTTgtgaaagaa contains:
- the LOC123255866 gene encoding tripartite motif-containing protein 43-like encodes the protein MSSQVEEAEGLLCGICLDEVIKSVTTKCGHAVCMTCLRKNISAFSCCPICWKFSQLRTLQSGIAVYPKVEGICNIHQEDAKLFCKDTETLLCVTCSPSEDHENHTHWPIEVAAPYYRKEIQTKLDIVCRQFKKAKELLLEEKEQSLAWTVEWIDYKEMNKRKFWRKCQQMCKYLRGKKEEAKEKVLIVEKMNRKINQIYQKLKEIETTQEPQIMEEKKEWEHMMSKLERFLTDLVTELQNVMEKPDEEMLQ